The following proteins come from a genomic window of Maribacter sp. HTCC2170:
- a CDS encoding WD40/YVTN/BNR-like repeat-containing protein encodes MKKLVLLFLTFTATSAFTQTADTYFKPLKYRNIGPFRGGRSVMATGVIGDPLTYYMGTTGGGLWKTSDAGQRWENISDGFFELGSVGAIAASASNPNILYCGMGEHAPRGVMTSYGDGVYKSTDAGKTWKKMGLAATQHISRIIIHPTNPDIVYVAAQGALYGPNKERGIYKSTDGGEHWKKVLFVNKLTGCSELTMDANYPEVMYATMWEHQRKPNIVISGGEGSGVYKSTNGGDNWFKIEKGLPKEKGKMAISVSPANSNKVYALIESDSNQDKGGLFVSNNAGKSWSLVSGDNRLTQRAWYYTEVFTDPNNENTVYVMSAPALRSIDGGKTWERLSGTHGDFHDLWINPDNSNNMVIANDGGAAISFNYGKTWSSQDIMPTAQFYRISVDNLFPYNIYGGQQDNTSVRIASLSLGRGGITEQDWTYAAGGESAFLAFDPDNPRYVLGGSYLGTIEALDMDSKASTQIMAAPIQYLGREARNMKYLYNWNAPIIKSQHEPNTFYHCAQLVLRTKDMGVTWEEVSPDLTRNMDDKQGNGGGPYTNEAVGAENYGTIAYMIESPHEKGVFWTGSDDGFVHISRDNASTWQNVTPKGLKECLVNAIEVSPHDPATAYIAATRYKFNDHTPAIYKTTDYGVSWTNISSGIPNGAFTRVVREDQNRQDLLYAGTEKGVYVSWNGGKNWESFQLNLPKTPITDLKVHKGNLVVATSGRSFWILDDLSVLEQYEPLNKELKIHRPNDALNGSWRSPLSRNSDKFKGTNPFNGVNPANGMVMYYELPKLSDSTHISLDIINSKGVLVRSFSSKRDIETPRFNGGGPSQAPLLSKKEGLNRFVWDMKTSLLPGIPNVYIESRFSGHTVPPGNYALKLKVNDKIATTAGTIVEVPTYQTKTGQYDAYDDFMTEMEKKLTTMHNRLNGLYKAQKQLKSVIKDIGDEALKNEGNELLKQLDAWDKDMVQRKSKAYDDVENFPNKFTAEYLFLIDATNSSIPRVNQSSKDRKNELDAQWKTLNTEAERLMNKAIPEFNKKLWESGIGAIRL; translated from the coding sequence ATGAAAAAACTTGTTCTTCTATTTTTAACTTTTACAGCTACATCTGCGTTTACTCAAACAGCCGATACTTATTTTAAACCTTTAAAATATCGGAATATTGGTCCGTTTAGAGGGGGTAGGTCAGTTATGGCTACTGGAGTAATTGGCGACCCATTGACTTATTATATGGGAACTACTGGTGGCGGATTATGGAAGACTTCGGATGCAGGTCAACGATGGGAAAATATTTCTGATGGTTTTTTTGAATTAGGGTCTGTTGGAGCAATTGCGGCATCAGCTTCAAACCCAAATATTTTGTATTGTGGTATGGGAGAACATGCTCCTAGGGGTGTTATGACTTCTTATGGGGACGGAGTGTATAAATCTACAGACGCTGGGAAGACTTGGAAAAAAATGGGGTTGGCAGCAACCCAACATATTTCCCGTATAATAATTCATCCAACCAATCCTGATATCGTATATGTTGCTGCTCAAGGTGCACTTTACGGGCCAAATAAAGAGCGCGGAATATACAAGTCTACAGATGGCGGAGAACATTGGAAAAAGGTTTTATTTGTTAATAAATTAACTGGTTGTTCAGAATTAACTATGGATGCAAACTATCCGGAAGTAATGTATGCAACTATGTGGGAGCATCAACGTAAACCTAATATAGTAATTAGTGGTGGAGAAGGTAGTGGTGTTTATAAATCGACTAATGGTGGAGATAATTGGTTCAAGATTGAAAAAGGTCTTCCAAAGGAAAAAGGAAAGATGGCAATTTCTGTAAGTCCGGCTAATTCCAATAAAGTATATGCCTTAATTGAAAGTGATTCCAACCAAGATAAAGGCGGTTTGTTTGTGTCAAATAATGCAGGAAAAAGTTGGAGTTTGGTTAGTGGGGATAATCGCTTAACACAACGGGCTTGGTATTATACAGAAGTATTTACCGACCCAAACAATGAAAACACCGTCTACGTAATGAGTGCTCCTGCCTTACGTTCTATTGATGGGGGTAAAACTTGGGAGCGATTGTCAGGAACACATGGTGATTTCCATGATTTATGGATAAATCCTGATAATTCAAACAATATGGTGATTGCTAATGACGGTGGTGCTGCCATTAGTTTTAATTATGGCAAAACTTGGTCTTCGCAAGATATTATGCCAACCGCCCAGTTTTATAGAATTAGCGTTGACAACCTATTTCCATATAATATTTATGGAGGACAACAGGATAACACTTCAGTTCGCATTGCTAGTCTTTCTTTAGGAAGAGGTGGCATTACAGAACAGGATTGGACTTATGCCGCGGGGGGTGAAAGCGCCTTTTTGGCCTTTGATCCAGATAATCCCAGGTATGTTTTAGGAGGAAGTTATTTGGGGACCATTGAAGCCTTAGACATGGATTCAAAAGCCTCTACCCAAATAATGGCCGCTCCTATTCAATATTTAGGGCGCGAAGCACGAAACATGAAATACCTCTATAATTGGAATGCTCCGATTATTAAGTCACAGCACGAACCCAATACATTTTACCATTGTGCCCAATTGGTTCTTAGAACAAAGGATATGGGAGTTACTTGGGAAGAAGTGTCACCAGACTTAACACGTAATATGGATGATAAACAAGGTAATGGTGGAGGACCGTATACTAATGAAGCGGTTGGTGCTGAGAATTACGGGACAATCGCTTATATGATTGAATCTCCCCATGAAAAAGGAGTGTTCTGGACAGGTAGTGATGATGGTTTTGTTCACATTTCAAGGGACAATGCATCTACTTGGCAAAATGTGACTCCGAAAGGATTGAAAGAATGCCTGGTCAATGCGATTGAAGTATCACCGCACGATCCTGCGACGGCCTATATTGCCGCTACCAGATATAAATTCAATGATCATACTCCAGCTATTTATAAGACCACTGACTATGGAGTGAGTTGGACCAATATAAGTTCAGGGATTCCGAACGGAGCATTTACCAGAGTTGTGAGGGAAGATCAGAATCGACAAGACTTGCTATATGCAGGTACAGAAAAAGGAGTTTATGTTTCGTGGAATGGCGGTAAGAATTGGGAGTCTTTTCAATTGAACCTTCCTAAAACTCCAATCACTGACTTAAAGGTGCATAAAGGAAATTTGGTCGTGGCAACTTCTGGCCGTTCATTTTGGATTTTGGATGATTTGAGTGTCTTGGAGCAATATGAACCTTTAAATAAAGAATTGAAAATTCATAGACCCAATGATGCGTTAAACGGTTCATGGCGAAGCCCATTAAGTAGAAATTCAGATAAATTCAAGGGAACTAACCCTTTCAATGGTGTAAACCCTGCCAATGGGATGGTTATGTACTATGAGTTACCCAAGCTTTCTGATTCTACTCATATTTCTTTGGATATCATAAATTCAAAAGGCGTTCTGGTACGAAGTTTTAGTTCTAAAAGAGATATTGAAACTCCTAGATTTAATGGAGGTGGGCCGTCGCAAGCGCCATTGTTATCTAAAAAAGAGGGGTTGAATCGTTTTGTCTGGGATATGAAAACATCCCTCTTACCCGGAATTCCCAATGTTTATATAGAATCTCGTTTTAGTGGGCATACTGTACCCCCTGGCAATTATGCCCTTAAGTTAAAAGTGAATGATAAGATTGCAACTACTGCAGGCACCATTGTTGAAGTTCCTACTTATCAAACTAAAACTGGGCAATATGATGCATATGATGATTTTATGACTGAAATGGAAAAGAAATTGACCACAATGCATAACAGGTTAAATGGATTGTATAAAGCTCAAAAACAGCTAAAATCAGTAATAAAGGATATTGGGGATGAAGCATTGAAAAATGAAGGCAATGAACTTCTGAAACAATTGGATGCTTGGGACAAAGACATGGTTCAACGTAAGTCGAAAGCCTATGATGATGTTGAGAACTTTCCGAACAAATTCACGGCTGAGTATTTGTTTTTGATTGATGCTACGAACAGCAGTATTCCAAGAGTGAATCAATCCTCAAAGGACCGTAAGAACGAATTGGATGCCCAGTGGAAAACACTTAATACAGAAGCAGAGCGATTAATGAATAAGGCTATCCCTGAGTTTAATAAAAAGCTATGGGAATCTGGAATAGGGGCAATTAGATTATAA
- a CDS encoding arylsulfatase → MKSKRFLFTIFWTSSLMFLYPLVSLSQENKRPNVIIIITDDQGYGDLGYTGNPHVKTPNIDSFASESIRMNNFYVSPVCAPTRASLMTGRYSLRTGIRDTYNGGAIMASNEVTIAEMLKQANYKTGVFGKWHLGDNYPSRPNDQGFDESLIHLSGGMGQVGDFTTYFQKERSYFDPVLWHNGERESYEGYCSDIFAENAIDFIEKNHDQPFFCYLSFNAPHTPLQVPDKYYQQYKDIDPSSGFEDDSRPFVEMTKKNKEDARKVYAMVSNIDDNIGKLMRKLDDLKIAENTLVVFMTDNGPQQVRYVAGMRGRKGSVYRGGVRVPFYLRYPSKWQGNQDVETTTAHIDVLPTLSEICDVKLPENRKIDGKSFTALFDGKEAEWQDRSLFFYWTRRYPELYQNMALQKGPYKLVGHTDYNAQLNDFELFNLKDDPYEQHNLVADNNEIAASLRNELDLRFNELIASENIIEQPKIKIGTEFENPVFLNRNDAGGERGIWDQEEIYGKWNVAIEEGYYNIKFRFIKPVPKGGKMYLETGARINQMKNTLDHTEIIEMVNVSLPKMNCDLVPFYKLGNKKILPFWVEIQKLN, encoded by the coding sequence ATGAAAAGCAAAAGGTTTTTATTTACTATTTTTTGGACGTCTTCATTGATGTTCCTTTATCCCCTGGTGAGCTTATCTCAAGAAAATAAACGACCTAATGTCATCATCATCATAACAGATGATCAAGGGTATGGTGATTTAGGTTATACAGGGAATCCACATGTAAAAACCCCAAACATTGATTCTTTTGCAAGTGAAAGTATTCGTATGAACAACTTTTATGTTTCACCTGTTTGCGCCCCTACAAGGGCGAGTTTAATGACGGGGAGATATTCGCTCAGAACAGGAATTAGGGACACATACAATGGTGGGGCAATAATGGCGTCCAACGAAGTCACAATAGCAGAAATGCTTAAGCAGGCCAATTATAAAACAGGAGTTTTTGGCAAATGGCATTTAGGTGACAATTATCCCTCACGTCCCAATGACCAAGGATTTGATGAATCATTGATTCACCTTTCAGGCGGAATGGGACAGGTAGGTGATTTTACAACTTATTTTCAAAAAGAACGAAGTTATTTTGACCCAGTATTATGGCACAATGGTGAGCGGGAATCATATGAGGGTTATTGCAGTGATATATTTGCAGAAAATGCCATAGATTTTATTGAAAAGAATCATGATCAGCCTTTTTTCTGTTACCTTTCTTTTAACGCCCCGCATACGCCGCTTCAGGTTCCGGACAAGTATTATCAACAGTATAAAGACATAGACCCTTCTTCTGGTTTTGAGGATGATTCCAGGCCGTTTGTAGAAATGACCAAGAAGAACAAAGAAGATGCCCGAAAGGTATATGCCATGGTTTCCAATATCGATGATAATATTGGTAAGTTGATGCGTAAGCTTGATGACCTCAAGATTGCCGAGAATACGTTAGTTGTCTTTATGACTGACAATGGACCGCAGCAGGTAAGATATGTGGCAGGTATGCGAGGAAGAAAGGGCAGTGTTTACAGAGGCGGTGTGCGAGTTCCTTTTTACTTAAGATATCCCTCAAAGTGGCAAGGAAATCAAGATGTAGAAACCACCACGGCGCATATTGATGTTCTTCCTACCCTTTCAGAAATTTGCGATGTTAAGTTACCTGAAAATCGAAAGATTGATGGTAAAAGTTTCACGGCTCTTTTTGACGGAAAAGAAGCTGAGTGGCAAGACAGGTCCTTATTCTTTTATTGGACTCGACGCTACCCTGAATTGTATCAAAATATGGCATTGCAAAAAGGACCCTATAAGCTGGTTGGGCACACGGATTATAATGCTCAACTCAATGATTTTGAATTGTTCAATCTTAAGGATGACCCTTACGAACAACATAATTTGGTTGCTGACAATAATGAAATTGCAGCTTCATTAAGAAATGAATTGGATTTAAGGTTCAATGAGTTAATAGCATCCGAAAACATAATTGAACAGCCAAAAATCAAAATCGGTACAGAGTTTGAAAATCCGGTTTTTCTCAATAGGAACGATGCTGGTGGTGAGCGAGGTATCTGGGACCAAGAAGAGATTTATGGTAAATGGAATGTTGCAATCGAAGAAGGCTATTATAATATAAAGTTCAGATTCATTAAACCGGTACCCAAAGGAGGTAAAATGTACCTTGAAACAGGAGCAAGAATCAATCAAATGAAAAATACGCTTGACCACACTGAGATTATTGAAATGGTTAATGTCTCTTTACCTAAGATGAATTGTGACTTAGTTCCTTTTTACAAGCTGGGCAATAAAAAAATACTCCCATTTTGGGTAGAAATTCAAAAATTAAACTAG
- a CDS encoding GIY-YIG nuclease family protein: MVRCSDDSIYTGLTNNLERRLKEHNVGINDNSYTAKRRPVDLIFHQEFMQFVQAEYFEKKIKKWSRKKKLALAEGKYDLPPLLAECKNKSHFKNKSEH, encoded by the coding sequence ATGGTAAGATGTTCGGATGATTCTATTTATACAGGACTCACTAATAATTTAGAACGTAGATTAAAAGAACATAATGTTGGAATTAATGATAATTCATACACTGCAAAACGAAGGCCAGTAGATTTAATTTTTCATCAAGAATTCATGCAGTTTGTTCAAGCTGAATATTTTGAAAAGAAAATTAAAAAGTGGAGTAGAAAAAAGAAGTTGGCTTTGGCGGAAGGGAAATATGACCTTCCTCCATTGTTGGCTGAATGTAAAAATAAAAGTCACTTTAAAAACAAAAGTGAGCATTAA
- a CDS encoding VPS10 domain-containing protein — MKTFYAWASMFMLAILLLPTSTFAQRRKKSTTVTPQYPEELYSSMEYRLVGPFRGGRSAAVTGVPGEPNLFYFGATGGGVWKTLDGGRSWENISDGYFGGSIGAVEVAKSDPNIIFVGGGEKTLRGNVSSGYGIWKTEDAGKTWTSAGLKNSRHVPRIRIHPTNPDIVYAAVLGNIYKPTQERGIYKSTDGGKTWSKKLFVNNQSGAVDLTFDPNNPRILYASTWRAQRTPYSLSSGGDGSALWKSTDSGETWKEISKNEGFPKDTLGIIGVTVSPKNSERVWAIVENKEKGGLYRSDDGGKKWTQVNSERKLRQRAWYYTRVYADTEDEDVVYVLNVRYHKSTDGGKSFNTFNAPHGDHHDLWISPENSKRMIIGDDGGAQVSYDGGETWSTYYNQPTAQFYRVTTDNAFPYRIYVAQQDNSTLRINHRSDGRTIGENDWEPTAGGESAHIAVDPLNNDIVYGGSYDGFLTRVNHDKNTVRGINVWPDNPMGHGAEGMKYRFQWNFPIIFSKHNPKKLYTFSNHVHVTENEGQSWKLLSDDLTRNDPTKLVSSGGPITQDNTSVEYYCTIFAANESPLKDGLLWVGSDDGLIHITKDGGANWENITPPNMPEWSMINSIEPSAYDEGTCYVAATRYKLGDFQPYLFKTADFGKTWEKITNGIKKEHFTRVVREDPKRKGLLYAGTETGMYISFDDGANWSPFQMNLPIVPITDLTIKDNNLIVATQGRSIWMLDDLTVLHQIDASKKNASAILYQPKDSYRTKGGTTRTPSKTSGANHPNGVITHFYLKSLAEKDTVKLTFTSMAGDTLANYSNTAKEKDKKLKVEKGGNTFVWDTRGKGAKLLKGMILWWASLDGAKAVPGDYKVHLNVNGDSQSQTFKIIPDPRAEVSVADMQKQFDFITDINTTIDNAHKSIEKIRKITKQLDAFSKQYKDNDQTKELVEKAKKMKESLGTVEKALYQTKNRSGQDPLNFPIRLNNKLGHLNSLVAIDDFPPTEQDIVVKDELTGQIDNQLKAFDEVVSKELKEFNDAFNELKLNYLFVED; from the coding sequence ATGAAAACTTTCTACGCTTGGGCGAGCATGTTTATGCTGGCCATTTTACTATTACCAACTTCTACTTTTGCACAAAGGCGAAAAAAATCTACAACAGTAACGCCGCAATATCCAGAGGAACTGTATTCGAGTATGGAATACCGATTGGTAGGTCCGTTTCGTGGTGGCCGTTCGGCGGCTGTTACTGGTGTTCCTGGCGAACCTAACCTCTTTTATTTTGGTGCTACTGGCGGTGGTGTTTGGAAAACTTTGGATGGTGGTCGTTCTTGGGAGAATATTTCCGATGGCTATTTCGGGGGTAGTATAGGCGCTGTTGAGGTTGCTAAAAGCGACCCAAATATCATCTTTGTTGGCGGCGGTGAAAAAACTCTTCGCGGAAATGTTTCCTCAGGATATGGGATATGGAAAACGGAGGATGCAGGGAAAACATGGACTTCAGCTGGACTGAAAAATAGTAGACATGTACCAAGAATAAGAATCCATCCTACAAATCCAGATATCGTATATGCTGCGGTACTTGGCAACATATACAAACCAACACAAGAGCGCGGTATTTATAAAAGTACGGATGGAGGTAAAACGTGGAGCAAGAAATTATTTGTGAACAATCAATCCGGTGCGGTTGATTTGACTTTCGACCCAAATAATCCACGCATTCTATATGCTTCAACTTGGAGAGCACAAAGAACGCCTTACAGCTTGAGTAGTGGTGGCGACGGTTCTGCACTTTGGAAAAGTACTGATAGTGGTGAAACTTGGAAAGAAATTTCTAAGAATGAAGGTTTTCCAAAAGATACTCTTGGAATTATCGGGGTAACAGTTTCTCCAAAAAATTCAGAGCGCGTTTGGGCCATTGTAGAGAACAAGGAAAAAGGCGGACTATACCGTTCTGATGACGGTGGCAAAAAATGGACACAAGTAAATAGCGAACGTAAGTTGCGTCAACGGGCTTGGTACTACACCAGAGTGTATGCCGATACGGAGGATGAGGATGTTGTTTATGTCCTAAATGTACGTTATCACAAATCCACCGATGGTGGTAAATCATTTAACACATTTAATGCTCCGCATGGTGATCATCATGATTTATGGATTTCTCCAGAAAACAGTAAGCGAATGATTATTGGCGATGATGGCGGTGCTCAAGTATCTTATGATGGGGGTGAAACATGGAGTACATACTACAATCAGCCTACAGCACAGTTTTATAGAGTTACGACTGATAATGCGTTTCCATACCGAATTTATGTAGCACAACAAGATAATTCTACGTTGAGAATTAATCACCGCAGTGATGGTAGAACCATTGGTGAAAATGATTGGGAACCTACGGCCGGAGGAGAATCGGCGCATATAGCGGTTGACCCATTGAACAATGATATTGTGTATGGAGGCAGTTATGATGGTTTCTTAACCCGAGTAAATCACGATAAAAATACGGTTCGGGGTATTAATGTTTGGCCCGACAATCCTATGGGTCATGGAGCTGAAGGGATGAAATATAGATTCCAGTGGAATTTCCCGATAATATTCAGTAAACACAATCCTAAAAAACTGTATACCTTTTCGAATCATGTTCATGTTACTGAAAATGAAGGACAAAGTTGGAAGTTATTAAGTGATGACCTCACAAGAAATGACCCAACTAAATTAGTTTCCAGTGGAGGGCCGATTACGCAAGATAATACCAGTGTTGAATATTACTGTACCATTTTCGCGGCCAATGAAAGTCCTTTAAAAGATGGATTATTGTGGGTTGGTAGTGATGATGGTTTGATTCATATTACAAAAGACGGTGGTGCTAATTGGGAGAATATTACTCCGCCAAATATGCCTGAATGGAGTATGATTAATAGCATTGAACCTTCAGCCTATGATGAAGGAACTTGCTATGTTGCAGCTACAAGATACAAGCTGGGAGATTTCCAACCTTACCTCTTTAAAACAGCGGATTTTGGTAAAACTTGGGAAAAAATAACGAATGGTATAAAAAAAGAACATTTTACACGCGTGGTTCGCGAAGACCCTAAGCGTAAGGGATTACTCTATGCTGGTACCGAAACAGGAATGTATATTTCTTTTGATGATGGCGCAAATTGGAGTCCATTCCAAATGAACTTACCTATTGTTCCAATTACTGATTTGACTATAAAAGACAACAATTTAATTGTGGCAACACAAGGGCGAAGTATTTGGATGTTGGATGACTTAACAGTCTTACATCAAATAGATGCAAGCAAGAAAAATGCTTCTGCTATTTTATATCAACCAAAAGATTCATATAGAACAAAAGGTGGTACCACTCGAACTCCTTCTAAAACCTCTGGAGCTAATCATCCGAACGGAGTGATAACACATTTTTATTTAAAGAGCCTTGCTGAAAAAGACACTGTTAAATTGACCTTTACTTCTATGGCGGGTGATACTTTGGCCAATTATAGTAATACAGCGAAAGAAAAAGACAAAAAGCTAAAGGTTGAAAAAGGAGGAAATACCTTTGTTTGGGATACACGCGGCAAAGGGGCTAAACTACTTAAGGGAATGATTCTTTGGTGGGCAAGCTTAGATGGGGCAAAAGCAGTTCCTGGAGATTATAAAGTGCATTTAAATGTGAATGGAGATTCACAGTCGCAGACTTTTAAGATTATTCCTGACCCAAGGGCAGAGGTTTCTGTTGCTGATATGCAAAAACAATTCGATTTTATAACTGATATCAACACTACTATTGATAACGCCCATAAATCAATAGAAAAAATCAGAAAAATAACGAAGCAATTGGACGCCTTCTCCAAACAATACAAGGACAATGACCAAACCAAGGAATTGGTAGAAAAAGCTAAGAAGATGAAAGAGAGCTTGGGCACTGTTGAAAAAGCCTTGTATCAAACTAAAAATAGAAGTGGACAAGACCCTTTGAATTTCCCTATTCGATTGAATAACAAATTAGGGCATTTAAACAGTTTGGTTGCCATTGATGATTTCCCACCCACTGAGCAAGATATTGTTGTAAAAGATGAATTGACAGGGCAAATCGATAATCAACTAAAGGCGTTTGACGAGGTAGTTTCAAAAGAGCTAAAAGAGTTCAATGATGCCTTCAATGAATTAAAATTGAATTACCTGTTTGTAGAAGACTAG
- a CDS encoding lactonase family protein, whose product MKKYLFLLICIVISINGCKKTETLKNHTLFVGTYTDNGSEGIYSYSFDSTSGELSHKKLSVKIGNPSFVKISPDKKYLYAVEETDSHEGKSGAVAAFEIIGDSLKKINDGKTLGAHPCHIGISEDGKFLATSNYSGGSVAVFKLGPNGALKTNPQFIDHKVLDSTSTSHAHSALFTKDELFVADLGLDAVLRYNFQNDNWEPYKQPPLVMAPKAGPRHFTFNEDGKFLYVINELNSTITVLQRNPDFSYTELETQSTIAADFDGDSYCADIHLSDDGKFLYGSNRGENTIVVFKVHETNGKLSLVGRESVKGDWPRNFTLDPTGKFLLVANQRSNNITVYGRNTEDGTLTFLHEEKLSSPVCLEFLE is encoded by the coding sequence ATGAAAAAGTATCTTTTTTTATTGATTTGTATAGTAATATCCATCAATGGATGCAAAAAAACCGAAACATTGAAAAACCATACACTTTTTGTTGGTACCTATACAGATAATGGGAGTGAAGGTATTTATAGTTACTCCTTTGACTCAACCTCTGGCGAATTATCACATAAAAAATTATCTGTGAAAATAGGAAATCCGTCATTTGTGAAGATTTCCCCAGATAAAAAATATTTGTACGCCGTTGAAGAGACGGACAGTCATGAGGGTAAAAGTGGTGCGGTTGCTGCTTTTGAAATAATAGGTGATTCGTTGAAGAAAATCAATGATGGTAAAACTCTTGGCGCCCATCCTTGTCATATAGGAATTTCTGAGGATGGCAAGTTCTTGGCCACCTCAAATTACAGTGGAGGTAGTGTGGCGGTCTTTAAATTGGGGCCAAATGGAGCACTAAAAACCAATCCCCAGTTCATAGATCATAAAGTACTTGATAGTACAAGCACTTCACATGCTCATTCGGCCCTATTTACAAAAGACGAGCTCTTTGTAGCCGATTTGGGACTGGATGCCGTTTTACGATATAATTTTCAAAATGATAATTGGGAGCCCTATAAACAACCGCCGTTAGTAATGGCGCCCAAAGCAGGTCCAAGGCATTTTACGTTTAATGAGGATGGTAAATTCTTATATGTCATTAATGAATTGAATTCAACCATAACAGTTTTACAACGTAATCCTGATTTCTCGTATACAGAATTAGAAACCCAAAGTACAATTGCAGCCGATTTTGATGGGGATAGTTATTGTGCAGACATTCATTTGTCAGATGACGGTAAATTTCTTTATGGTTCCAATCGAGGGGAAAACACCATCGTGGTCTTCAAAGTTCATGAGACCAATGGAAAGTTGAGTTTAGTTGGGCGCGAATCTGTAAAAGGGGACTGGCCTAGAAATTTCACTTTGGATCCTACAGGCAAATTTCTTTTAGTGGCTAATCAACGTAGTAACAACATCACTGTTTATGGCAGAAATACCGAAGATGGAACACTAACTTTTCTTCACGAAGAGAAATTATCTAGTCCTGTGTGTTTGGAATTTTTGGAGTAG
- a CDS encoding MATE family efflux transporter, which translates to MARVTSDQLGTEPIGKLLVKQAVPASIGILVMSLNVLVDSVFVGNWIGSIAIAAINVVLPVSFFIGALGMAIGIGGSSIISRALGAENKAKALKTFGNQIMLTLTITLTMVILGLTYVDELIPAFGGKGAIFDPAKIYYVIVVCGVPFLALCMMGNTVIRAEGKPKFAMIAMIIPSIGNLFLDYLFIYVFDWGMAGAAWASTISYFLCFSYVLYFFLSKNSELKLRLPDFALNILILKEIGSLGFVTMARQAVVSIIYLLMNNILFDLGGEAMVAVYAIIGRMLMFALFPVFGVTQGFLPIAGYNYGAHKYKRVKESIYTAIKYSALMATLVFIGLMVFPAEIASLFLSNKPDLSDLELATNAFVLEHTPAAMRWVFAATPIIALQLIGAAYFQAVGKAVPALLLTLTRQGFFFIPLILILPNFLGELGVWISFPISDLLATIVTGYFLRKEVKHTLST; encoded by the coding sequence ATGGCTAGAGTTACTTCAGACCAGTTAGGAACAGAGCCTATAGGTAAATTGCTTGTTAAACAGGCAGTACCGGCATCTATTGGCATTTTGGTTATGTCACTAAATGTTTTGGTCGACTCGGTTTTTGTTGGTAATTGGATTGGTTCTATCGCCATAGCCGCGATCAATGTTGTGCTTCCTGTTTCCTTTTTTATTGGTGCTTTGGGCATGGCGATAGGTATTGGGGGTTCTAGTATAATATCACGTGCGCTGGGAGCCGAAAACAAGGCTAAAGCTTTAAAGACATTTGGTAACCAAATAATGTTGACCCTAACGATTACCTTGACCATGGTGATTCTTGGGTTGACCTATGTTGACGAATTGATTCCTGCTTTTGGAGGCAAGGGTGCCATTTTTGATCCTGCGAAAATCTATTATGTTATTGTGGTCTGTGGAGTGCCTTTTCTTGCACTTTGCATGATGGGGAATACGGTAATTAGAGCGGAAGGGAAACCTAAATTTGCCATGATTGCCATGATAATCCCATCAATTGGTAATTTGTTTTTGGATTATCTATTTATTTATGTTTTTGATTGGGGTATGGCGGGTGCAGCCTGGGCAAGTACAATTAGCTATTTCCTATGTTTTAGCTACGTGTTATACTTTTTTTTATCCAAGAACTCAGAACTTAAATTACGTTTACCAGACTTCGCTTTGAACATCTTGATTCTTAAAGAAATAGGCTCATTGGGTTTTGTAACCATGGCAAGGCAAGCAGTGGTGAGTATTATTTACCTTTTGATGAACAATATTCTTTTTGATCTGGGAGGAGAAGCCATGGTGGCCGTATATGCAATTATTGGTCGTATGCTAATGTTTGCCTTATTTCCTGTTTTTGGGGTCACTCAAGGGTTTTTACCTATTGCAGGGTATAACTATGGTGCGCATAAATATAAAAGGGTCAAAGAATCCATTTATACGGCAATTAAATATTCAGCTTTGATGGCAACTCTTGTTTTTATTGGATTAATGGTGTTTCCTGCTGAAATAGCATCTTTGTTTTTAAGTAATAAACCTGATCTGTCTGATTTGGAATTGGCAACAAATGCCTTCGTTTTGGAGCATACGCCAGCTGCGATGCGTTGGGTGTTTGCTGCAACCCCGATAATTGCCCTGCAATTGATTGGAGCGGCTTATTTTCAGGCCGTGGGTAAAGCGGTTCCAGCATTGTTGTTGACGTTAACACGTCAAGGTTTCTTTTTTATTCCTTTGATATTGATACTCCCAAACTTTTTAGGGGAATTAGGAGTATGGATATCTTTTCCTATTTCTGACCTATTAGCAACTATTGTCACTGGTTATTTTTTAAGGAAAGAAGTAAAGCATACATTGTCCACTTAG